A stretch of Henckelia pumila isolate YLH828 chromosome 4, ASM3356847v2, whole genome shotgun sequence DNA encodes these proteins:
- the LOC140862824 gene encoding uncharacterized protein: MGYDVTLPSGEILNTSSVLNGVELELQGNLIRADLVVLLMSGFYLILGMDWLSVNGVSIDFWRRSVSVNPSGGDSFIFLAAQSSGASHIISYVRAKKLLHKGCQSFLASLVVAVDEPSSRSITDVEIVCDFLDVFPDDVVGIPLVREVEFSIELLPGTVPISKALYHLAPTEMIELTDQIQELLKKGFIRPSVSPWGAPVLFVKKKDGSMRLCIDYRELNRVTVKNKYLLPRIEDLFDQL; encoded by the coding sequence ATGGGCTATGATGTTACCTTGCCATCTGGCGAGATTCTTAATACCTCTAGTGTACTTAATGGTGttgagttggagcttcaggggaaTCTGATTAGAGCCGATCTAGTGGTTTTACTGATGTCAGGATTTTATCTCATTCTTGGCATGGATTGGTTATCAGTTAATGGAGTTTCGATAGATTTTTGGAGGCGATCAGTTTCAGTGAATCCGTCAGGCGGAGATTCTTTCATATTCCTTGCAGCTCAGAGCAGTGGTGCTTCGCATATCATATCTTATGTGCGTGCGAAGAAGTTATTGCACAAGGGTTGCCAGAGTTTTCTTGCAAGTTTAGTAGTTGCAGTGGATGAGCCATCTTCTAGATCTATCACAGATGTGGAGATTGTTTGTGACTTTCTGGATGTATTCCCAGATGATGTAGTAGGAATTCCACTAGtcagagaggtggagttcagcattgaGCTGTTGCcgggtactgtgcctatctctaaggcactgTATCATCTTGCCCCCACTGAGATGATAGAGTTGACGGATCAGATACAGGAGCTTCTAAAGAAAGGATTTATTCGCCCCAGtgtgtcaccttggggtgcaccggtcttatttgtgaagaagaaagatggcaGCATGAGGCTTTGTATTGATTATCGAGAGCTGAACAGAGTCACAGTAAAAAATAAGTATCTACTGCCAAGGATAgaagatttgtttgatcagttgtag